Genomic DNA from Alkalihalobacterium alkalinitrilicum:
GGCACTATGAACCCTCTATAGTTACCGCCACCACTTCTTCTATCCCTCCCACGGGCACTATGAACGCTTTATAGTTACCGTCACCACTTCTTCTATCCCTACCGCGGGCACTATGACCCCTTTATAGTTACCGCCCACGCTTCTTCTATCCCTCCCACGGGCACTATGAACCCTCTATAGTTACCGCCACCACTTCTTCTATCCCTCCCACGGGCACTATGACCCCTTTATAGTTACCGCCCACGCTTCTTCTATCCCTCCCACGGGCACTATGAACGCTTTATAGTTCCCGCCACCGCTCCTTCTATCCCTCCACGGGCACTATGAACCCTCTATAGTTACCATCACCGCTTCTTCTATCCCTCCCGCGGGCACTATAAACCCTTTATAGTTACCGACACCACTTCTTCTAGTCCTCCCGCGGGCACTATGAACGCTTTATAGTTACCACGACCGCTTCTTCTATTCCTCCCACGGGCACTATGAACTCCCTGTACTTACCGCCCTCACTTCTTCTTCCCCTGACATCAGCTAACATAAAGCACTTTAACATTAATCTGAATTAACTACGGCCAAAGCAAAACTACTTAAATAAGTACGACGGCTACTATTACTCCAAGTAGCGCTCGAATGCTCATAAAAAGAAGGAGTACAAGGTCTAAAAACTAGACTTTGTGCTCCCTCTTCATTATTCAGTATAAGTTTGGCACTCTACTTTTAAAAACTGGAACATTTTTACGGACTTCTTTTACATTTTCTAATGGCAAGGTTGCCCTAATGGTTTCTTCTTTTGCTTGTGTACCCTGGGCAATAATATCTCCCCATGGGTTAATCACATATGATCTCCCACAAAATTCTACTCCATCGTAAGTCCCCACTCGATTGGACGATATAATATACATTTGGTTTTCAATTGCCCTGGCTTGCTGCAATATTGTCCAATGGGTTTGCCTTGCTTCAGGCCACTCCGCCAAAATGAACAGCACTTCGGCACCGTCTAAGGCTAACGAGCGAGCAAGTTCTGGAAAACGAAGATCATAACATATGATCACACCTACTTTCACTCCGTCTAATTCAAAAATTTGAGCCTTTTGTTCGCCTCCAGCTAAATATAGATGTTCATCAAGCATCGGAACGAGGTGTACTTTATCATACTGGTGAACTTGTTGCCCAGATCGATTAAAGATTAGCGCTCGATTATATATTTTATCCTTTACCTTTGTCGCAACAGAACCACCGACAACGTTGATGTTGTTCATACTCGCCATTTCACTTAAAAATTGGGCAGTTTCATTCCGCTCACCCTCACAGACTTCATCTAACGTCGGTAACGTATAAGCTGTCGTCCACATTTCAGGAAGAACAATGACATCTGGTATTTCTTCACTTTGCATTAGCTGGCCAACCCACTGTCT
This window encodes:
- a CDS encoding carbon-nitrogen family hydrolase, encoding MKVAIYQMDIVPGQPEENRKKVRQWVGQLMQSEEIPDVIVLPEMWTTAYTLPTLDEVCEGERNETAQFLSEMASMNNINVVGGSVATKVKDKIYNRALIFNRSGQQVHQYDKVHLVPMLDEHLYLAGGEQKAQIFELDGVKVGVIICYDLRFPELARSLALDGAEVLFILAEWPEARQTHWTILQQARAIENQMYIISSNRVGTYDGVEFCGRSYVINPWGDIIAQGTQAKEETIRATLPLENVKEVRKNVPVFKSRVPNLY